GATCAGGAGGATCAATTGAAAAAACTGGGAGCCAAACATGTCATTGTTTACAACACAGAACATGATAATGAACGCATATTAATAGATCAAATTCGCAAAACTCTGGGGAGTAGCAGTCTTCAGTTTGCCATTGATCCTATTGGAGGCCCGACGGCTTCATCTATTGTCAAAGTGCTCGGAGACCGGGCGAAATTCATTCTTTATGGTTCTTTGGGAAACGCGCCTTTGGAATTTCTATCGCGGGAATTGATTAGAAATGGTGGGATCATTCAAGGATTCTGGTTGGCCCGTCAAATGGAAACGTTATCTTTACCGGCAAAAATAAAACTGGTTGCCCATCTGACCACATTGATTCAGAAAGGAGTGCTATCAACTGAAATTCGAGAAACATTTCCTCTTGAGCAAATTAATCTGGCAGTGACGGAAGCCGAGAAAACAGGAAAATCTGGAAAGGTATTGCTTTCTATCCGACAAAAGACCTGAGTGAACCTCTTTTTAACTCTTGCCGCAGAATAAAAAAAGTGACATTTCATTTACAGCTTGTTATTGTCTTGATAGGTGCCAGCTAAAAACAGAGTCTTTAGAACATAGTTCTTGTTTAATTGTAGATTTTTAGAATGTTCAATAATCTTTATTTTCTGGCCATCAGCTTCGAGTTGGTTCTGTTTCTTATTTCGATGTTTACGCTCAGTCGTATCAAGTTAGAATTTCAAAAGGAAACGGTACTTCTGCATTTCAAATCTACACTACCTATGACAGCGATCCTTTTGTCTGGCGTTATCTTGTTGTCTGCTTCTATTGGATCGACTAACTTAAGTGTAATTCACGAAGCACTGCAAAGAATGGGTAAGGAGAGTAGTTTGTTATTGAACCTCTCTGTTCCGGCGTTAGGAATCTTTTTGATTTTAACTGGTGCTGTGTTTCGAATGGGTGCTATTCCGATCAATTTCTGCGTGAGAATTATCCAGAACGAGATGTCATATTGGGCTTCAATATTGCCTGCTCTCGCTTTTATCTGTTCGGGTCTTTTATTTGTAGTTCTGTTTGTCGATAAAATCGCTGTTGTTTCTTTTGTAGATACAGAACAGATTTTAGGTTTCCTTGCATTAATTGTGCTTACTACAACAGCGGGGCTTTTATTAATTACGACAGAATTGAAGGCTATTTTGGCTTTAGTTGTAATGCAATTCACCGGTGTTTTCTTCACACAACTCTCGGCAATGTGTTGGAAGTGGCGACATGATTCGAACGAGTTCGAGGCAAGTTCCATTCTTCATGCTATGAAAGAGTTTTTTCCTGAATTGCTATTATCTTATTTGGCAATTTTGGGGCTGGCCTGCTTGCTGGATAGTTTGGGTGATGGTCAATCAAAGGTTAATTATCCGAATCAAATACAAGGCCTGATTGGTGATCAACGCTATTTGGGCAGTGCAGCGATTTTTTTGTTAGCGGGCCTAATGGGATTTCCAGGTTTGTCTGTGTTTCGAATGCGATGGCAGACCTTAATTTCACTACTTGAAATTCACCAGGAATCATCGGTGGGAATGATACCTACGGTGCATTTAGTCTATCTTGGATTAGCGATTATCGTCGTCATTTCATCCATGATAGTAAGTTTTGTCTGCGCAAAATTAATGATACAGGTTTGCTTTGCAAAACCTCTAAGCCGCTACCGCCAAATTGCGCAAAAAAGAATGGCATTAATATGCTATTGTGGTGTGCTCAGCCTATTGATTTTGAATCTAAGTACGATGTTTAAGTTCTAGGGTGATTTTCAAAAGATTCGAAGATCCTAAGAGGCCTTTTTGTCTTCCTGATATACCTTATAAATAAAAACATGCTCGCAGTGTGGGCAATCAACAGAGCAACCAAGCCGTTTAGATTGATATTCCAGAGAAGCCTGCTGCCTGAACTGATTGATTCCATATTTTGGTGTGATTTTCTTTTCACAAGCCGGACATATCACTGCCGATTCATTATGGAACATAGGATTGCTTCTCCATACATCGAATTATGTGCAAAAAAAAAACTAAGTTTTGTACTCTATTTTTCTTAGGTTTTAAAGTCAAAACGAATCCGACGCTTAATATTGAACAATCATCCTTAACAGTTAAATCCCTCCACATTTACTCAACTTAGTGGCTGAGATTTGCAGGTAACTTGATATTAGTATAAACTCGTACTCTAGTAATATGTAAATACAGAGGGGCGGCAGTTCCATGCAGGCAACCCCGTTCAACTCCATCTCAGTCCCTGAACGGGCTAGACGAAACTGCCGCCACCTGTTTTAAATGATCCAATCATATTAAGAAGGATATGCTAATATAATGCTATTTTAAAAAATGGGTATGACAACTGTTTGGCACACCACACAATTTTTATCAAAATAAATAGAGAACCAGATTGGCATTTTATCGTATTTTTCAACTCATAGAAATAGCACACAACACCACGTCACTTATGACCACCGTTTTTCCTGAAATAGTAAATGCATTTACTACTTTTAGACAGGTGCTGGAATGATTCAACAGACCAAGGTAAGCTAAATACAGATTGTTGTCCAATAATTTTTTCTGTATAGCAACGAAGGTTTAGTGTGAGAGTCGTTACATTTGGTGAAGTCATGTTGAGATTGGCCCCTCAGAATTCTTTGCGAGTCAGGCAATCGATACCCGGTACTCTAGAATCTACTTTCGGTGGTGGTGAACTCAATGTCGCTGTTTCTATTGCCCTTCAAGGAGGAAACTCAGCTTTTGTTACCGCTTCTCCTGATAACCTAATAACAGATTCGCTCGTTCAGGAAATGGGGAAAATAGGAGTAGACCCAAGTTTGATCCACCGGAGCAAAACAGGTCGATTTGGTATCTACTTCGTCGAAACGGGGGCCAATCAGCGAGGAGGTACGGTAACTTATGATCGCGAGTTCAGTTCGATTGCTTTGGCTTCTCCTGAGAAATTTGACTGGGATCAAATTTTCGAAGGAGCAACTTGGTTTCATATCACAGGGATTACGCCCGCAATTAGTGAATCTGCGGCACGCTTATCTCTGAAGGCTTTAGAAACAGCACGTCAGCGCAATGTGACGATCTCTTGCGATTTGAATTTCCGAAAGAAACTCTGGAACTGGAAAACAAATACAAAACCACAAGAGTTAGCGAGAGAGACGATGCAATCTCTGGTTCAATATGTCGATCTCATTATCGCCAATGAAGAAGATGCAGATTTATCATTGGGAATCAGCGCGCCTGAGTCAGATGTCGAATCGGGAGAGTTAAACATTAAAGGTTATATTTCGGTTGCAAAACAAATCACCGAAAAATATCCCAATGTAAAACAGGTCGCAATCACACTGCGTGAAAGCATTTCAGCCAGCCATAATAACTGGGGAGCGGTGTTGTATGATCAGTCACAGCAGCAAGCTTATTTTGCTCCATGTGATGCGCATGGGCAATATTCCAGTTATCAAATTCATAACATCATCGATCGAGTTGGTGCTGGTGATTCCTTTGCAGGCGCTTTGATTTTTGCTCTGAATACACCAGAGCTTTCTTCTGCAGAGACTGCAATACGTTATGCTGTAGCCGCTAGTTGCCTGAAGCATAGTATTCAGGGGGATTTTAACTATTCAACTCGTGCAGAAATTGAAGCATTGATGAATGGTAGTGGATCAGGTCGTGTTCAAAGATAGGTGGCAAAAGTATTTTGCGTCGTGTAGGAATCGATTTAATCAATAAAATGTATTCCGTAGACTGACTGAAATCAGATGGTAGGTACTGGTAAGTATGAAAAAAGGAACAGGACGTCTTGCCCGTCTGGAAACTCGTTTAAGTTCTCTCGACACGCCTTTGTTTCTGATTGATGCTTCGCGGAAGGTTTTGTTCTTCAATCAAGGTTGTGAAAAAATATTGGAATGGTCGGCAGATGATATTATTGGGCAGACTTGTGATTATGCAGTAGATACGGATCCTGATGAGTGTGAGTCTGTTTGTAATTTGTTGTGCCCACCTCCAGAAGTATTTAAGGGAAACAAATCTGAAGTACCGCGTTATCTTCTAACACATGGCGGCAAAACGTTACCTTGTGTAATTCGTTACAACCCTTTGCTTGATGAAAATGGTCAAACTAAGCTGGTACTGGGGATCATAGATCAAATCGAAGAGCCTCATACTCTACCTACTACATCTCCATCTCAACAGTTACATGCAGAATTAGCAGCGTTACGATTGTCTTTAAGAAACCGATTTCATTTTTCAACTATTGTTGCACAAAACGATGCCATGCAGCGTACATTGCGACAATTAGAGTTGGCAGTACACAGCAATCAACCAATCCATTTTTACGGGGAGCCGGGTACCGGAAAAGAACACTTGGCGAGAGTCGTTCATTTTGAAAGTGATCAACGGAGAAAAATATTTATCCCTCTGGAATGTGATAAATTACCTCCACGTGAATTGAAGCAAACGATAGGGAAAATTTTTGAAAGAGACTATGAAGAAAAAATGCCTTTGGAACCTGGAATGCTTTTTCTTTCTCATGCCGAGTCTCTTGCGCGGGACATTCAAGAGTTGATATTATCAAAACATCAGCCGACAACTGTCAAAGACAACGTTCGATTAGTAACTGCTAGTTCTTTTTCATTGTCTGAACTCTTAGATCAGGAATTGATTCTTCCGGAATTTTACTATCTGATCACAACGATGGAGATCCATTTGCCTCCCTTGCGAGAGAGAAAAGAAGACCTGGAGGTCCTGGCGCAGCATTTCCTGGAAAATGAAAATCGATATCAAGAAAAACAGGTGAGCGGATTTGCTCCCGG
The Gimesia aquarii DNA segment above includes these coding regions:
- a CDS encoding sugar kinase; translation: MRVVTFGEVMLRLAPQNSLRVRQSIPGTLESTFGGGELNVAVSIALQGGNSAFVTASPDNLITDSLVQEMGKIGVDPSLIHRSKTGRFGIYFVETGANQRGGTVTYDREFSSIALASPEKFDWDQIFEGATWFHITGITPAISESAARLSLKALETARQRNVTISCDLNFRKKLWNWKTNTKPQELARETMQSLVQYVDLIIANEEDADLSLGISAPESDVESGELNIKGYISVAKQITEKYPNVKQVAITLRESISASHNNWGAVLYDQSQQQAYFAPCDAHGQYSSYQIHNIIDRVGAGDSFAGALIFALNTPELSSAETAIRYAVAASCLKHSIQGDFNYSTRAEIEALMNGSGSGRVQR
- a CDS encoding sigma 54-interacting transcriptional regulator, whose product is MKKGTGRLARLETRLSSLDTPLFLIDASRKVLFFNQGCEKILEWSADDIIGQTCDYAVDTDPDECESVCNLLCPPPEVFKGNKSEVPRYLLTHGGKTLPCVIRYNPLLDENGQTKLVLGIIDQIEEPHTLPTTSPSQQLHAELAALRLSLRNRFHFSTIVAQNDAMQRTLRQLELAVHSNQPIHFYGEPGTGKEHLARVVHFESDQRRKIFIPLECDKLPPRELKQTIGKIFERDYEEKMPLEPGMLFLSHAESLARDIQELILSKHQPTTVKDNVRLVTASSFSLSELLDQELILPEFYYLITTMEIHLPPLRERKEDLEVLAQHFLENENRYQEKQVSGFAPGVLSLFQNYFWPANLDELRKIIQSAFQSTSEILITQESLPLRLKTGIDARRLGPSLSPVIKPLEETLHQVEVEQILRALEQSKNNRTEAARLLGLTRAKLYRRMEALNISYDEELQS